Sequence from the Dehalococcoidia bacterium genome:
GGCGCAAGGTATACGTCGAGGGCCGCTTGCAGACCCGCAGCTGGGACGGGCCCGATGGCCAGAAGCGCTATCGCACTGAAGTCATCGCCAACCAGGTCCTGTACCTCGACCCGGCAGGCGGCGCCCCCTTGTCCGACGACGCCGGCGGCGACCTGGAGCCCGAAGACCTGCCGTTCGACTAGATATCATGTGATGGGCGCCTGAGCGGCGCCCCGATGTAGACGCGGAGGAACCTACACCCAAGTGAGTGAAGCAACCGAGGAGACCGCACAGCAGTCAGCGCCCGGACAGGAGGGCGGTGGGGCGCGCCCGGAGCGTCCGCGCCGCCGCGGCGGAGGGCGTTTCGGGCGTCGCCGGGTCTGCGCATTCTGCGCCGACAAGAACATCACGATTGACTACAAGGAGCCGGCCAGGCTGCGGCGCTACGTGTCCGACCGGGGGAAGATCGAGCCACGAAAGAAGACCGGCACCTGCGCCAAGCACCAGCGCCTGCTGACGATCGCCCTCAAGAGGGCCCGTCACCTCGCGCTTTTGCCGTTCACGGCCGAGCACATCCGGATCTCCGGCGTCTTCCCCACGCGCGGTTGATCGCCCCCTGCCCTGGCCCGACAATAGCCCCGTACGTCCACGAGGGGATTGAATCGCCTTGACCCGCCGAGCCACCCCTGCCGCCGGCCGCAGCTTTCCCCGGG
This genomic interval carries:
- the rpsR gene encoding 30S ribosomal protein S18; this encodes MSEATEETAQQSAPGQEGGGARPERPRRRGGGRFGRRRVCAFCADKNITIDYKEPARLRRYVSDRGKIEPRKKTGTCAKHQRLLTIALKRARHLALLPFTAEHIRISGVFPTRG